In a single window of the Porites lutea chromosome 14, jaPorLute2.1, whole genome shotgun sequence genome:
- the LOC140924922 gene encoding uncharacterized protein has product MSRLMEDLSSFPSTASTSQEDNESNSGSTTSRKLKVTLLSSEWRSTKGGLSTINRELAIQLAKHPSVEVSVYLPQCSEEDKKVAASRNVHLIEAEEMPGLEPALWLSCLPEDHSVDCVIGHGAVFGRQVQIIKRHHHCKWIQVVHTAPEELGMYKSYADAISRGEKKHQAEVKLCEKADQVVAVGPKLAEAFSGYLRRCGKDQDVLNLTPGIFSEFADVKQATEERRTFSVLVFGRGDNEDFRLKGYDIAARAIAELKDETQPYKLLFVGAPSGEEEKVADLLLEQGIDRSQLTVRCFDERREQLARLFREVDLAIMPSRTEGFGLAALEALSAGLPVLVSENSGLGEALKKVSFGSHCVVKSENPEAWASAIRIIREKDREMRLDESKTLREKYAIKHNWQDHCNRLIEIMRNISQGSSEGVQPAKKGKRPLPPSGVPDPKHPRLPRDEEESCPTAPVDCRKDCVSDNQSVAEEGQAHGHSVSSAENLAIQIDAVEQGGSSPFQNVTGKENVEDRRGTCAQEVLARIADKFIQKIDPSGEEGFNGFLQYMEKVRQTIVVDVKTGSLIITVRCTSLRILDDLWRDYCTGHLQEVAQRYLVTEDILQQLGLDSVQLTLTISEEEYKAYRENCLKNEEIVEPVANTSLPDDLPLDAIKTEGEQSLPTDATPSKFSQDLSPPCKASTSQKGQGNSSSSPSSKELRVISLKGSKEGKRSLTSSSTLASKSPKTLGDEGFCGHT; this is encoded by the exons ATGTCCAGGCTGATGGAG GATTTGTCATCCTTTCCAAGCACAGCCTCTACATCACAGGAAGACAATGAAAGCAATTCAGGATCCACGACCTCCAGGAAATTGAAAGTTACTCTGTTAAGCAGTGAATGGAGATCAACAAAAGGAGGCTTGTCGACCATCAACCGAGAGCTGGCCATTCAGTTGGCGAAACACCCCAGCGTGGAGGTCAGCGTTTATCTCCCTCAGTGCAGCGAAGAAGATAAAAAAGTTGCTGCAAGTCGCAATGTCCATCTCATTGAAGCAGAAGAAATGCCAGGTTTAGAACCAGCTCTCTGGTTATCTTGTCTGCCGGAAGACCATTCTGTGGACTGTGTGATAGGACATGGAGCCGTTTTTGGTCGGCAAGTGCAGATTATAAAACGACATCATCATTGCAAGTGGATTCAGGTCGTTCATACAGCTCCTGAAGAGCTTGGTATGTACAAGTCCTATGCAGATGCCATTTCAAGAGGCGAGAAAAAGCACCAGGCTGAGGTAAAACTCTGTGAAAAAGCTGATCAAGTTGTAGCAGTTGGACCCAAGCTGGCTGAAGCTTTCTCAGGTTATCTCCGTAGATGTGGAAAGGATCAAGATGTTCTTAATCTTACCCCAGGCATCTTCTCTGAGTTCGCTGATGTAAAGCAAGCCACTGAAGAAAGAAGAACATTCAGTGTTTTAGTGTTTGGACGTGGTGACAATGAAGACTTTCGGCTGAAAGGATATGACATCGCTGCTCGTGCTATTGCCGAGTTGAAAGACGAGACACAACCCTATAAACTGTTGTTTGTTGGAGCTCCAAGTGGAGAAGAAGAGAAAGTTGCAGATTTGCTACTGGAGCAAGGCATTGATCGCAGTCAACTAACTGTGCGTTGTTTTGATGAAAGAAGAGAGCAGCTAGCCCGATTGTTTCGGGAAGTTGATCTTGCTATAATGCCATCACGAACCGAGGGATTTGGTCTAGCCGCCCTTGAGGCTTTATCTGCTGGTCTGCCTGTGCTGGTCAGTGAGAACTCTGGTCTTGGTGAGGCTTTGAAAAAAGTTTCGTTTGGTTCACACTGTGTAGTGAAGTCCGAAAATCCTGAAGCTTGGGCCAGTGCAATCAGAATTATCCGTGAAAAAGACAGAGAGATGCGACTTGACGAGAGTAAAACCCTACGTGAAAAATATGCTATAAAGCACAACTGGCAGGATCACTGTAATAGACTCATTGAAATAATGCGAAACATCTCTCAAG GCTCATCAGAGGGAGTTCAACCTGCGAAAAAAGGTAAAAGGCCTTTACCTCCCAGTGGTGTCCCAGATCCAAAGCACCCAAGACTGCCAAGAGATGAAG AGGAAAGCTGTCCCACAGCACCGGTCGACTGTAGGAAAGACTGCGTTAGCGATAATCAGAGCGTGGCTGAGGAAGGGCAAGCCCATGGTCACTCTGTCTCAAGTG CAGAAAATCTTGCCATTCAGATTGACGCCGTTGAACAAGGAGGATCTTCACCATTCCAAAATGTTACTGGGAAGGAAAATGTCGAGGATAGAAGAGGTACTTGTGCGCAAGAGGTCCTGGCTCGTATTGCAGATAAGTTTATTCAGAAAATTGACCCCTCAGGTGAAGAGGGGTTTAATGGTTTTCTTCAGTATATGGAAAAAGTGCGCCAAACAATAGTCGTTGATGTCAAGACGGGAAGCTTGATAATCACAGTCCGGTGTACCTCACTTCGTATTCTGGACGATCTTTGGAGAGACTATTGCACGGGCCATCTACAAGAAGTGGCGCAGCGGTACCTTGTAACAGAGGACATTCTACAACAGTTGGGCCTTGATTCAGTGCAACTAACGTTGACTATTAGTGAAGAGGAGTACAAAGCTTACCGAGAGAACTGTTTGAAAAATGAAG aAATTGTTGAACCAGTTGCAAACACCTCTCTTCCTGATGACCTTCCATTAGATGCCATCAAAACTGAGGGCGAACAGTCCTTACCTACTGATGCCACACCGTCAAAATTTTCTCAG GATTTGTCACCTCCTTGCAAAGCTTCTACATCACAGAAAGGCCAAGGAAACAGTTCTAGCTCCCCTTCCAGCAAAGAATTGAGAGTTATATCCTTAAAAG GGTCAAAAGAGGGCAAAAGGTCGTTAACTTCAAGTAGCACTCTAGCATCAAAGTCTCCCAAAACTTTGGGAGATGAAG GGTTTTGTGGCCATACTTGA